The following is a genomic window from Opitutus sp. ER46.
TCGCCTTGGCCTGCTGCCGGATGCCCTCGGCGTGCGTCGCCGCCTCGCGCAACGCGCCCTGCGCCGCGGCCTCCGCGCCGGCGTCGCCGCTCTCGCGCGCCTGGAGCCACGCCGTCACCCGCGCCCGCTTCTCCGCGTGCGCCGCCTGGTAGTCGCCCTCGAGCGCGCGCAGCTTCGCGCCGGTCTCGCCGGTCGCGTGCGCGGCCCACGCAGCCTGGTTGAAGAACACCGGTGGCCGCTCGAACTGGTAAAACACGAACACCAGCGCGCCGAGCAGCAGGATGAAGAACTGCATCGGGATCTTGAACAGCGCGTTGAACATCAGCCCCAGCCGGCTTTCGCGCACCGAGGTGCCCGAGAGATACCGCGCGACCTGCGACTGGTCGGTGCCGAAGTACGACAGGAAGAGAAAGACGCCGCCGAGGATGCCCGACCACACGGTGTAGCGGGTGTTGGGGTTGAAGGAGAAATCGACCGCCTCGAGCTTGCCGAACGTGCCGGCCACCGAGAGTGCGTCGCCCAAGCCGAGGTCCGACGGCAGCCGGTAGAGCACCATCCCGAACGCCGCGACCATGCCGGCGAAGATCACCGCCATCTGCCACTTCTGCGTCTGGCTCACCGCCTCATTGCCGCCGCTGACGGTGTACACGACCACGAAGACGCCCGTCGCGATGATCGTCAGATCCTGCCGCCAGCCGAGGACCGTCGAGAGGATGATCGCCGGAGCGTAGATGGTGATGCCCGACGCCAAGCCCCGCTGGAGGAGGAACAGCGCCGCGCCCAGGAGCCGGGTTTTGCCGTCAAACCGGATGCCGAGGTACTCGTAGGCCGTGAACACCTTCAGCCGGCGGTAAATCGGCACGAACACCGCCGCGACGATCACCAGCGCAATCGGCATGCCGAAATAGTTCTGCACGAACGCGAGTCCGCTCTCATAGGCTTGGCCAGGCGTGGAGAGGAACGTGATCGCGCTCGTCTGCGTCGCCATGACGGACAGCCCGATCGTCCCCCAGCCGACCGCGCGGTCCGTGCGCAGAAAGTCCGACAGGTTGTGCCGGCCGCGAGCCCGCCACACACCGTACCCGGCGATTGCCAGCATCGAGCCGAGCAGAACGACGTAATCCAGAAGGTTCATGGCGCGAACGCGTGCGTGAACCACGCCAGCAGGCCGACCATCACGGCGAAACACGCCAGGACGAAGCCATACACGCCCCGCCACGTGCGCAGACGCGGCACGCCCGGGTCATCGGCCGGGGCGGCCGCAGCGGTTGGCGGAGGCGGAACGAGGCTCATGGCTTGGTCGATTGCCCCAGCGAGACGAGGTTCGCGAACAACCGGTACGCCCCGGGCACGCCCGCGGGCAACTGTCGAAAGAACGCCAGACCGGTGTAAACGTAGTGGCCGCGGCCATACGACGCGACCAGCAGCGCGCCCTGCAGCGGTTCCTCGCCCGGATCGTGCATCGCCAGGACCGGCACGAACGCGGCATCCCAGGTGTCCGGGAAATACACGCCACGCTCCTGGACCCACCCGGCAAAATCAGCCGCCGTGATCCGGTTCGGCGTCGTGAGCACCGGGTGTTCGGGCGCCAGGAAAGTGACCGCGGCGTCCTCGTTGGTCACGCGCCGTCCCGAGAGGTGGAGGCGGAAGGGCGCGATCGTCTCCTGCTTCAAGTTTCGTTCCCAGTTGTACTGCGCCACCACGGTGCCGCCGGCTTCGACGTAGGCGTTGAGCGCCGGAACCAGCGTCGCGACATCGGCACGCGTGTTGAACGCGCGGACGCCAACCACCACCGCGTCGAAGGCCCGCAGCGTCTCGGCCGTGATCGTCGCGCCATTCAGCAGCGTGACCTCGTATCCAAGCTGGCGCAGCGCGTCAGGGACGTCGTCCCCTGCCCCCATGACGTAGCCAACCGAGCGCCCGCGGGTCTCGACCGGCACGCTGACAAGCCGCAGCCGCGCGGCGGGCTGCAGGAGTTGCCGGGGAATATGCGGGTACTGGATGGTGATCGAATCGGTGCGGCATGGCCGGCCGCCGCATTCCGCCACCGCTCCGAGGGAGCCGGTGTCCGCGGTGGACGGCGCCGCCACCTCAAAAGTGAGCCGGACCCGGTCGCCTTCGCGCTCCAGCGCGAACGGCTGGGGCGCCGACACCGTCCACCCCTCGGAAGGTTCGAGCGCCACGTGACCCGCCGCCTTGGCGCGGCTGGCAACCAACTCCAGCACGACCCTGGTCTTCGCGCCGGGACGGACAACCGCCGGGCCGCCGACAAACGAGAGCGTGACCCGCGGTACGATCGCCACTGGCGAGAGCTTCGTCGGCGCAGGCGACTCGGGCGTCACGGCGCCGACCGGTTCGGCGTATTGCAGCCGGTCGCGCAGGGTCAGGACCTGGCCGTCCACCTGGACGGTGTAGGTCACCGGAAGATCAGGTGGATTCTCGGGCCGGCCGATCAGGCGCGGTTCGTCGACGCCGTACATGCCAACCGTCGCGGAGCTTCGCAGCCAGTACGGCTGCGTGAGCGGGGCATCCGCAGGCACGGCGTAGTTCAACTCGCGCGCCAAGCGGCCCGTCGCGCTGACCGGTTCATTGATCGGCGTGCGGCTGGTGCCCAGCGTCACGTCGAGCCAGCGAACCGGCAGCGTCGTTTCCACGCGGAGCGCGGCGTGCACCGGCACCGTTTCGCCGGCAAGCACGCTCGACCGCGACGAGAGACTGGTCACCTCCAGGCCCAGGCAGTGCTGGATCACCTCGTCCAGTTGGGCACGCTTGTCCGCGAGCAGAGGATGCGGCGGCAGATCCGCCACACGGCGCCGCAACTCCAGGAGCACGGGCACGCTGGCGCCAGGGTGGTCCGGCTGGAACGTTGCGATGGCCTGCTTCGCGAGTTCTCCTATCGGCGCTCCACCCGGGATTCGTGCCCAGGACGTATCGACGCCGTCCATCAGATCGGACGTCGCGGGTTCGCCATCCCACAGCACCAGGTTCTCAACCTCACTTCGCGCCGGGCGGCCCGGCGCCGCGGGGCGGTTGGTAAAATCGCCGAAGGCCTGGGTCTTGTGCATGGCGCGACTGCGCGCCGCGATGGAGCTGATGGCCTCGCCGGTGACCGGATCCTGTCCCGCGGCGTCGAGTTTCAGCGTCGGGCCCGCGGACTCGCCCCCCCGCAGGAACACGTTCCAGAAAATGCGTTTCGCCTGCCAGGGCGCGAGCCCCTGCGCCATCTGTTCGGGATACGCGGCGGGGTCGGCGGCCGCCTTGAAGGCCTCGCGGGCGAGAATGCCCGCCGCCGTATGCTGGCCGTGGCCCCCGCTCAGCGGCGGCACGGGGAAACGCGAAATGATCACGTCGGGCCGGAACTGCCGGATCACCCGGACCACATCGCCGAGCACCTCGCGCCGGTCCCAGAGGGAGAGCGTCTCCGCCGGCGTCTTGGAGAACCCGAAGTCGATCGCGCGCGTGAAGAACTGCCGACCGCCGTCGAGTTGGCGCGCGACCAGCAGCTCCTGCGTGCGGGCCACGCCCAGCTTCTCGTCGAGTTGCGGGCCCAGCAGGTTCTGGCCGCCATCGCCCCGCGTGATGGAAAGGTACGCCACATCGTATCCGCGCACCCGCGACAGAAAGGCGATCAACTGCGTGTTTTCGTCGTCGGGGTGCGCCGCGACATAGAGGACGCGCCCCAGGGAGGCGAACGCCCGCAGGTCATGCAGCGCCGCCGCGGCGGCCGGCTCGATCGCCGGTCGCGCGGCCTCGGCCGGAGCGGCGCGCAGCCCGCTCAGGCCGAGCAGAAGTCCGGCCAGGGCCGGGAGGAGCCCAGGGAGGCCGCGGCGCCGGAGCCACGCCCATCCCGGCAGCGTCGTCGTCCGCACGATTCCCGGCCCGGACCGCCGCCTCATTGGCCGAGACTCTGGAGGAGCTTCTGGTTGAGCTGGGTGTACTCGGCCTTGGCCGAACCTTCCGCGAGCTCGATGGACTTGTTGGCCGCGGCCGTCGCGCCGGCCTTATCGCCGAGTTTCGCGAGGATGCGGGCCTTGTGATAGTACATGTAGAACGCCTTCGGATTCTGCTCGATGGCGGCATCCATCCACGCGCTGGCCTTCTTCAGGTCGAGATCGTGATCGAGGTAGAAGGTGGCAGCGGAGAAGAGCAGGCGCGCGTCGGCTTTTTCCGTGCCGGACGTCGCGGCCTCGATCTGCGGCACGAGTTGCGCGACGAGGTTGGTCTCGAGTTTCACCGGCACGCGCACGTTCTGCCACGCGAGCACAAGCGTCGCGGAGTCGTCGCGAATATCGTTCACGTCGATGGTGAACGTCTCGATCGCCTCTCCGAGCTTCGTCGGCGCAACCTTGACGCGGGTAACGTCATTGGTGGCGTCGTAACGATACGCGCCCCACTGCCCGCTCACTTTGTTGAGAATGACGGTCCACTCCTTCTGGTCGGGAATGGAGAACAGGGCGTACGTGCCGGCGGCGACATCCACCCCGCCGAACTTGATCGGGGTGCTGAACGTGATCTTGGTCGCGGCGTTGGCGCCGGTGCGCCAGACCTCGCCGTACGGCACGAGACCGCCGAAGATTTCGCGGCCCTTCGCGCCCGGGCGGGAGTAGATGATCTCGATGTCGGTCACCCCCACGCGTTGCTTGAGCGTGGCGGTCGGGCTTGGTTGCGGGAAGGCGACTTTCGAAGCCTGCGCCTGCAACGCCGATGGGGACATCATGGCAAACGCCATGGCCGATACACACACCAGTGGGAGGAGTGGATTCTTCATGGGGGAAAGGCCCGCATGCTGAACGGGTTCTCGCCCTGAATACCAGCCCAGAAGCGTGGGATCAGATGTCGGCTGTCAGACGTCAGATGTCAGCCCGATCCCAGACGTCGAACGGCGCGGATGCAGAGAAAGGCCGATCAGATTTGACCGATCGGACTGACGTGACGGAACGGCGCGGTCTGGCCTCCGATCTCTGACGCCCGATCTCTGACATCTGATTTCTGACGTCCGACATCTGACATTTGAGGGCGCCGCGCGCGGCGCTCAGCGCCAGAAGGCGCCGCCGGCGATTTCGCGCAGCGCGAGTTGGCCATCGATCAACTCCATCGTGGTTCGCACGGCGGGATTCGTTTCGTCCATCTCGAGCTCAATGCGCCGGCGGATTTCGCAAAGCCGCTGGGTGGAAAGATGCTTCAGTCCCGTGCTGACCGAATCACGCATCGCCTCCGCTTGCCGCTCGAATGGCATGCACGCGAGCGCAGCAAGGATGTCCGACGTCAATTTGTCGTCCGCATCCATAACGTTTGGCCCCGGGCCAGTAGATAGCCGTGTCACCAGCCTCCGTCAATGCGCCAGGGGCTGGGGCGATGCCTCAAACTGGCCCAGGAGGCTCGGTCCCGGGCGACGTGGGGCGGATCACCATCGGGATTGCGGCCGCCGGCGTCGGGCGGCACGCTCCCCGGGCATGTCCCCGATCGAAAGTCACCTGAAGCAGGCGTTGGAGGCCGACTTACGCCAAGTCGGCGTGGCCGGTGCCCGGGTCAGCGTGCTCTCGGCGGACGTTGAGGCCTGGAGCTATCGCGTAGAAACGGAGGGCCGGAGCTTCGAAGTCGGCTTCAACCACCGCGACCTCCTCTGGGCGCGCGAGACGACCGCGGGCCGGCAGAAGCACTTGGTGTCGAACGATCATGCGCCGGTGCACGCGTCGACTGCGGCACGAGCGCGCGCCGTGGTGCTGGTCGCCCGCGCCGTTGCCGACGCTCAGTTTCCGCCGCGCGACCCGCCCGTGATTTAGCCGCGAGCTACGCCAACTGCCCGGCGGGACCGCAGACGCGGGTTTGCCGACCTGGCTGGAAGCCTGATGAACGCGTCCAAAGCCGTGGGCGAGCAACCGAACGCCGCGGTTTTCTGTGAGCCGCGCGACTTCGAGGCCGCGGAGTATCCGGACATTATTCCGACGGAATCCGGACATTATCCTGAGTATCTGGACATTATCCCGTTAGTGACTCGTCCGTAGTTAATTATAATTGCAGGCATCGATCCCTCCTGATCCTGGCCGCGTACTCCTGGCGCGCACGCGAGATCATTGGGCCAGCATTGAATCGGAGGCGGTGGACCGGAAAACAAACCAGCCCGATCCGGAGATCGGGCTGGCAGGCGCGACGCAACGGGAGGCGCCGCAGAACGGGCAGTCGAGCGTCAGCCCACGACGAGGCTTTCGCCGGTCATTTCGGCGGGCTTGGGCAGGCCCATGAGCGCGAGGATGGTAGGCGCGAGGTCAGCGAGCCGACCGCCCGAGCGCATCTTGGTCTTGCCGGCGGCGAACTCGGAGCCGACGACGAACACCTCGACGAGGTTGAGGGTGTGCGCGGTGTGGGGGCCGTTCACGGACGGATCCCACATCTGTTCGACGTTGCCGTGGTCGGCGCAGATCAGGGCCTTGCCGCCCATCTTGGCGAGGGCCTCGAGCAGTTCGCCCACGCCGCGGTCGGTGGTCTCGACGGCCTTGATGGCAGCCGGAAGCGAGCCGGTGTGGCCGACCATGTCGGGGTTGGCGAAGTTGACGACGATCAGTCCGAACTTGCCGGAGAGGATGGCCTCCTTGGCCAGGCGGGTGACCTCGGCGGCGGACATCTCGGGGGCGAGATCGTACGTGGCGACCTTGGGGCTCGCCGGGCACGCGCGCTCTTCGCCGGGGAATGGATCCTTGCGGTAATTATTAAAGAAGAACGTGACGTGCGGATTCTTCTCGGTCTCGGCGCAGCGGAACTGCGCGATCCCGGCGTTGCTGACGACCTGGCCGAGGATGTTCTTCAGCTTTTCGGGCTTCGGCAGGATGACGTTCACCGGGAGGCCCGACTCGTACTCCGTCATCGTGGCGTAGTAGAGGTCGAGTTTCGCACCGCGGTCGAAGTCCTTGAATCCATCGATGACGAACGCCTTCGTGATCTCGCGCGGGCGATCGCCACGGTAGTTGTAGAACACCACGGAGTCACCATTGCCGATCGTCGCGACGGGCTTGCCGTCCGCGCCGACGACCCAGGTCGGGACGATGAACTCGTCGCCCTTCTGGGAATCGTTGGCGGGCTTGTCGTAATACTGCTGCACGGCGGCGACGGCGCTCGGGGCGGTGGCGAGCGCCTGCTTGCCGGTGAGCAGCCAATAGGCCTTGCTGACGCGGTCCCAGCGGTTGTCGCGGTCCATCGCGAAGAAGCGTCCGCAGACGCTGGCGATGCGGCCGATGCCGATCTTCTGGCACTGCGCCTCGACCTGCTTCACATAGCCCAGACCGCTGCTCGGCGGCGTGTCGCGGCCGTCGGTGAACGCGTGGATGAAGACCTGGTTGGCGTTGAGGCCGTCGGCCTTTGCCTGGCGGAGGATGCCGTAGAGATGCTCGAGCATGCCATGCACGCCAGCGTCGCTGACAATGCCCATGAGGTGGAGGCGCGCACCAGGCTTGCTCTTCACGCGCGCGATGGCGGCCTGCCACACGCTGTTGGTCGCGAGACGGCCCTCGGAGAAGAGCTTGTTCAAGCGCACGAGTTCCTGGTCCACGATGCGGCCGGCGCCGATGTTCTCATGGCCGACCTCGGAGTTGCCCATGACGCCATCCGGCAAGCCGACGTCGAGGCCCGAGGCCTTGACCAGAGCAAACGGATACTGGGCGTGGAGCCGGTCGTCGCACGGCTTCTTGGCGAGGTGCACCGCGTTGGTCTGGTTCTGGGCGGGGTCGGGGTTCTTACCCCAACCATCGCGGATCACGAGGAGGACTGGCGGACGAGGAGTGCTCATGGAAAGAAAAGGGAATCACGTTGGACGGGAACGCGGCGTATCGAAAGGCAAATTTCCCCGGCCGGATCGCGGAGCGCCGGGAAGCCCCGGGAGCCTGGCTCCAGTGGTGGATTCTGCGGTCGGTTATGGCACAGTCCTTGCATCTCACCCGCACGAACGATGGCCCTCATCATTCGAGATCAGCTGGTTACTCCTCCCACCTGGTTCGCCTCGTTCCGGGACCTGACGCTCTACTGCCACGTCTTCCTGCATGCGGAGGTCCTGATCGAGTCGGAGGATCCGGATCCCTACTGGCGCTGGATGCGGCCGCGCGGGGGTATGGACTTCGTCGAGGATTTCGTGCGGCCGGGCGCCGAGGACGGCGTGCGCCTCGACGTGGAGCCACACTACCCACGCTCGGTCATCACCGACCGGATCGCACCGGAGAACGTGCACCGCCTTATTGCCCAGATCCGCGGTTGTGGCGCCGCGTGACGCGCCGATGTGGCGGGGCGACGCCCGGCGACGCGACGGCCAGCCGCGTCGCACGGAGTGGCGACACGCCACCGCAGGCGCCTCAGATATCTGGATGCGCGCGGACCGGGTTTGGTCCGCACGCCGCGCGAACCGTGCGCCCGGGGCAGCGTAACGACGCCGCCCCGCCGGGCGGACGCGTCACTTCAGGCTGGCGCAGAACTTGGCGAGGCGCTCGACGCCCTTGGTGATGACGGCGTCGCTGGTCGCGTAGCTGAGGCGGAGGTAGCCCTCGGCGCCGAAGGCGCTGCCCGGGACGGCGGCGACCTTCTGCTCCTCGAGGAGGCGCGAGCAAAAATCCATGTCCTTCAGCCCGAAGCTGGCGATCTTGGGGAAGAGATAGAACGCGCCCTGGGCCAGGAGGCAGGAGACGCCCGGGATCTTGTTCAACTCGGAGTGCAGCAGCTTCCGGCGCCGGTCGAACGCGGTGAGCATGATCTGCAGGGCGGCGGCAGTCTTCTCCTTTTGCGTGAGCGCTGCGAGGGCGCCGAACTGGGCGAAAGTGGTGACGTTGGACGTCATCTGGCTCTGCAGTTCACCGATCGCCTTGGCAATCGGCAGCGGGGCAACCGTGGTGCCGATGCGCCAGCCGGTCATCGCGTACGTCTTGGAGAACCCGGCGACGGTGATCGTGCGCGCCTCGACCTCCTTGCCGAGCGTGGCGACGCAGGTCGGCTTCAGGCCGTCGTAGATGAGATGCTCGTACATCTCGTCGGAGAGGATGTAGAGATTGTGCTTCAGCGCGACGGCCACGATGGCCTCGAGTTCCTGGCGCGAGTACACCGCGCCGGTGGGATTCGAGGGCGAGTTGAGAATCAGCAGGCGCGTCTTCGGCGTGATCGCGGCCTCAACCATCTCGGGCGTCAGGCGGAACCCGGTGCGGTCATCAGCAAGCACATACTTCGGCACCGCGCCGGCGAGCTTCACCATCTCGGGGTAGCTCACCCAGTAGGGCGCCGGCACGATCACCTCGTCGCCGGGCGAGCACGTCGCCAGCACGCCGAGGTAGCAGTTGAACTTTCCGCCCGGCGAAACGACGACCTGGCCCACAGTAGCCTTGAGGCCGTACTCGGCGGCGTAGCGCTCCACGATCGCCTGGCGCAGCGGCTCGATGCCCGGTGTCGGCGCGTACTTGGTTTTCCCTGACTTCAGCGCCGCGATGCACGCGTCCTTGATGTGGTCGGGGGTATCGAAGTCAGGTTCGCCGGCGGCGAACCCACACACATCCTCGCCGGCGGCCATCATCGCCTTGGCTTTGGCGTCGACGGCCAGGGTTGGGGACGGCGAGACGTTGCGAGCCCAGCTGGACAAGGGGGCGGGAGTTATGCTCATGGAGAAAACGGGCCGACGAAACGGGGCGCAGATGGCAAAAGCAAGCCCGGGGCACGACAGAGTGTGTCACGTGCATCCAGCTGCCGCGGGATCACGCGACACCCTTCTCCAACCGCGGCTGGACTTGGATAAACGCCAGCGCGGAAGGCCCAGGCCCACCGAGTGACGACACCGACCGGGACGTGCCTAGCGCTTGCGCTTGGGGCGGTCCGGCATGGCCTCGAGGGCCAGGCGGAGCAG
Proteins encoded in this region:
- the gpmI gene encoding 2,3-bisphosphoglycerate-independent phosphoglycerate mutase; amino-acid sequence: MSTPRPPVLLVIRDGWGKNPDPAQNQTNAVHLAKKPCDDRLHAQYPFALVKASGLDVGLPDGVMGNSEVGHENIGAGRIVDQELVRLNKLFSEGRLATNSVWQAAIARVKSKPGARLHLMGIVSDAGVHGMLEHLYGILRQAKADGLNANQVFIHAFTDGRDTPPSSGLGYVKQVEAQCQKIGIGRIASVCGRFFAMDRDNRWDRVSKAYWLLTGKQALATAPSAVAAVQQYYDKPANDSQKGDEFIVPTWVVGADGKPVATIGNGDSVVFYNYRGDRPREITKAFVIDGFKDFDRGAKLDLYYATMTEYESGLPVNVILPKPEKLKNILGQVVSNAGIAQFRCAETEKNPHVTFFFNNYRKDPFPGEERACPASPKVATYDLAPEMSAAEVTRLAKEAILSGKFGLIVVNFANPDMVGHTGSLPAAIKAVETTDRGVGELLEALAKMGGKALICADHGNVEQMWDPSVNGPHTAHTLNLVEVFVVGSEFAAGKTKMRSGGRLADLAPTILALMGLPKPAEMTGESLVVG
- a CDS encoding PIG-L family deacetylase — translated: MRRRSGPGIVRTTTLPGWAWLRRRGLPGLLPALAGLLLGLSGLRAAPAEAARPAIEPAAAAALHDLRAFASLGRVLYVAAHPDDENTQLIAFLSRVRGYDVAYLSITRGDGGQNLLGPQLDEKLGVARTQELLVARQLDGGRQFFTRAIDFGFSKTPAETLSLWDRREVLGDVVRVIRQFRPDVIISRFPVPPLSGGHGQHTAAGILAREAFKAAADPAAYPEQMAQGLAPWQAKRIFWNVFLRGGESAGPTLKLDAAGQDPVTGEAISSIAARSRAMHKTQAFGDFTNRPAAPGRPARSEVENLVLWDGEPATSDLMDGVDTSWARIPGGAPIGELAKQAIATFQPDHPGASVPVLLELRRRVADLPPHPLLADKRAQLDEVIQHCLGLEVTSLSSRSSVLAGETVPVHAALRVETTLPVRWLDVTLGTSRTPINEPVSATGRLARELNYAVPADAPLTQPYWLRSSATVGMYGVDEPRLIGRPENPPDLPVTYTVQVDGQVLTLRDRLQYAEPVGAVTPESPAPTKLSPVAIVPRVTLSFVGGPAVVRPGAKTRVVLELVASRAKAAGHVALEPSEGWTVSAPQPFALEREGDRVRLTFEVAAPSTADTGSLGAVAECGGRPCRTDSITIQYPHIPRQLLQPAARLRLVSVPVETRGRSVGYVMGAGDDVPDALRQLGYEVTLLNGATITAETLRAFDAVVVGVRAFNTRADVATLVPALNAYVEAGGTVVAQYNWERNLKQETIAPFRLHLSGRRVTNEDAAVTFLAPEHPVLTTPNRITAADFAGWVQERGVYFPDTWDAAFVPVLAMHDPGEEPLQGALLVASYGRGHYVYTGLAFFRQLPAGVPGAYRLFANLVSLGQSTKP
- a CDS encoding DUF2911 domain-containing protein; protein product: MKNPLLPLVCVSAMAFAMMSPSALQAQASKVAFPQPSPTATLKQRVGVTDIEIIYSRPGAKGREIFGGLVPYGEVWRTGANAATKITFSTPIKFGGVDVAAGTYALFSIPDQKEWTVILNKVSGQWGAYRYDATNDVTRVKVAPTKLGEAIETFTIDVNDIRDDSATLVLAWQNVRVPVKLETNLVAQLVPQIEAATSGTEKADARLLFSAATFYLDHDLDLKKASAWMDAAIEQNPKAFYMYYHKARILAKLGDKAGATAAANKSIELAEGSAKAEYTQLNQKLLQSLGQ
- a CDS encoding sodium:solute symporter; this translates as MNLLDYVVLLGSMLAIAGYGVWRARGRHNLSDFLRTDRAVGWGTIGLSVMATQTSAITFLSTPGQAYESGLAFVQNYFGMPIALVIVAAVFVPIYRRLKVFTAYEYLGIRFDGKTRLLGAALFLLQRGLASGITIYAPAIILSTVLGWRQDLTIIATGVFVVVYTVSGGNEAVSQTQKWQMAVIFAGMVAAFGMVLYRLPSDLGLGDALSVAGTFGKLEAVDFSFNPNTRYTVWSGILGGVFLFLSYFGTDQSQVARYLSGTSVRESRLGLMFNALFKIPMQFFILLLGALVFVFYQFERPPVFFNQAAWAAHATGETGAKLRALEGDYQAAHAEKRARVTAWLQARESGDAGAEAAAQGALREAATHAEGIRQQAKATLAAADPSVKTNDADYVFITFVLQQMPHGLIGLLIALIFAAAVSSLSSELAALGETTAVDFYAHVVRPGQSDAHNVSVARWLTAMWGVVAIGFALFANVVENLIQAVNILGSIFYGPVLGIFLVAFFLKRVGGTAVFAGALAAQALVIVLFFTLKISFLWLNPIGCAACVLASVILQALWRARPGAAGPVTA
- a CDS encoding pyridoxal phosphate-dependent aminotransferase; the protein is MSITPAPLSSWARNVSPSPTLAVDAKAKAMMAAGEDVCGFAAGEPDFDTPDHIKDACIAALKSGKTKYAPTPGIEPLRQAIVERYAAEYGLKATVGQVVVSPGGKFNCYLGVLATCSPGDEVIVPAPYWVSYPEMVKLAGAVPKYVLADDRTGFRLTPEMVEAAITPKTRLLILNSPSNPTGAVYSRQELEAIVAVALKHNLYILSDEMYEHLIYDGLKPTCVATLGKEVEARTITVAGFSKTYAMTGWRIGTTVAPLPIAKAIGELQSQMTSNVTTFAQFGALAALTQKEKTAAALQIMLTAFDRRRKLLHSELNKIPGVSCLLAQGAFYLFPKIASFGLKDMDFCSRLLEEQKVAAVPGSAFGAEGYLRLSYATSDAVITKGVERLAKFCASLK